Proteins encoded together in one Procambarus clarkii isolate CNS0578487 chromosome 11, FALCON_Pclarkii_2.0, whole genome shotgun sequence window:
- the LOC138363713 gene encoding uncharacterized protein — MELSWRGWLSRVPVVRLLASRRPSSSLTWWSLGVGVITLLLVVTVCVVFLKAFNILISYGQRVYSRYREVSSALMRVSSSPDVLSSTGTSVSLGPDELSSTGTIVSLDPVELSSTGTIVSLDPDDLSSTRTSVSSGKDELSSTGTSVSLGPDELSSTGTSVSLAPDELSSTGTSVSLAPDELSSTRTSVSSGPDELSSTRTSESSDTDELSSTRTSESSGTDELSSTRTSVSSGTDELSSTRTSESSGTDELSSTRMGESSGTDELSSTRTSESSGTDELSSTRRPESRDQRPEARDQRPEYKDQSPENRVQRPETRGQSIKTRVQRPESREQSTDKRVQRPESRVQRPESKDQSPEI, encoded by the exons ATGGAACTGAGCTGGCGGGGGTGGCTGAGCCGCGTCCCCGTGGTCAGGCTGCTGGCGTCCCGACGCCCCAGCAGCTCCTTGACCTGGTGGTCCTTGGGCGTGGGCGTGATCACGCTCCTCCTCGTGGTTACTGTCTGCGTGGTCTTCCTCAAGGCCTTCAATATACTCATCTCCTACGGACAGCGGGTGTACTCGCGGTATCGTGAGGTGTCCTCCGCCCTGATGAGGGTATCGTCGAGCCCAGACGTGCTGTCCTCTACCGGGACCAGTGTATCGTTGGGCCCAGACGAGCTGTCCTCTACCGGGACGATTGTATCGTTGGACCCAGTCGAGCTGTCCTCTACCGGGACGATTGTGTCGTTGGACCCAGACGACCTGTCCTCTACCAGGACGAGTGTATCGTCGGGTAAAGACGAGCTGTCCTCTACCGGGACCAGTGTATCGTTGGGCCCAGACGAGCTGTCCTCTACCGGGACCAGTGTATCGTTGGCCCCAGACGAGCTGTCCTCTACCGGGACCAGTGTATCGTTGGCCCCAGacgagctgtcctccaccaggacGAGTGTATCGTCGGGTCCAGACGAGCTGTCCTCTACCAGGACGAGTGAATCGTCGGATACAGACGAGCTGTCCTCTACCAGGACGAGTGAATCGTCGGGTACAGACGAGCTGTCCTCTACCAGGACGAGTGTATCGTCGGGTACAGACGAGCTGTCCTCTACCAGGACGAGTGAATCGTCGGGTACAGACGAGCTGTCCTCTACCAGGATGGGTGAATCGTCGGGTACAGACGAGCTGTCCTCTACCAGGACGAGTGAATCGTCGGGTACAGacgagctgtcctccaccagg AGACCAGAGTCCAGAGACCAGAGACCAGAGGCCAGAGATCAGAGGCCAGAGTATAAAGACCAGAGTCCAGAGAACAGAGTCCAGAGACCAGAGACCAGAGGCCAGAGTATAAAGACCAGAGTCCAGAGACCAGAGTCCAGAGAACAGAGTACAGACAAAAGAGTACAGAGACCAGAGTCCAGAGTCCAGAGACCAGAGTCCAAAGACCAGAGTCCAGAGATCTGA